Proteins encoded in a region of the Buchnera aphidicola (Phyllaphis fagi) genome:
- the yidC gene encoding membrane protein insertase YidC, whose product MKVLQRNFFIFLFLLFSFLLWKMCYIKAHSVKMKDNILSNNLKSIQLQDLKNQKYLIYIKTNVIDLIINLHTGNIESVKLLVYQKQLNSFKKIKLLQKYNLINQINNKLLDNNIYYKNINANLNYTSSHIYYKLVNGRKILYVPIQFILGNGIIFLKTFIFKESSYNIDIKYKVINSGPLLLKFSIFGELQYNTNTQINKNILKNKNLKIESFKNMAYSSEYEKYNRCSLDNIINNKNLYLLSNFGWISIFQKYFLISWIFYFHEKSIIYTSCFDYSKAIIGYKSPDIAVYSGSMKVLQTTLWIGPKIQNKMSHIAPYLDCTVDYGWLWFLSKPFFTILSILYNFVGNWGYSIILMTFLIRIIIYPLTKFQYLSMIKMKILEPKIQDLQIKFRNNKIQLNQEILNLYKNECVNPLGSFFPVLIQMPFFLALYYTLANSVELRHTPFMFWIHDLSGKDPLYILPVLMGITMLFIQHTAPNNTINFTYTNKVNFIPLIFILFFLWFPSGLVLYYTVSNIVTIIQQIIINRNNITKNKNT is encoded by the coding sequence ATGAAAGTTTTGCAACGTAATTTTTTTATTTTTTTATTTTTATTGTTTTCATTTTTATTATGGAAAATGTGTTATATTAAAGCACATAGTGTAAAAATGAAAGATAACATATTATCTAATAATTTAAAAAGTATACAGTTACAAGATTTAAAAAATCAAAAATACTTAATTTATATTAAAACAAATGTTATAGATTTAATAATTAATTTACATACTGGTAATATAGAATCAGTAAAATTATTAGTTTATCAAAAACAATTAAACTCATTTAAAAAAATAAAATTATTACAAAAATATAATCTTATTAATCAAATCAATAACAAATTATTAGATAATAATATTTATTATAAAAATATTAATGCTAATTTAAATTATACATCTAGTCATATTTATTACAAATTAGTTAATGGTAGAAAAATATTATATGTTCCTATCCAGTTTATTTTAGGAAATGGAATAATTTTTTTAAAAACTTTTATTTTTAAAGAAAGCTCTTATAATATTGATATAAAATATAAAGTTATTAATTCAGGACCATTATTATTAAAATTTTCTATTTTTGGAGAATTACAATATAACACTAATACACAAATAAATAAAAATATTTTAAAAAATAAGAATTTAAAAATTGAATCGTTTAAAAATATGGCATATTCTAGTGAATATGAGAAATATAATAGATGTTCATTAGATAATATCATAAATAATAAAAATTTATATTTATTATCCAATTTTGGTTGGATTTCAATATTTCAAAAATATTTTTTAATTTCTTGGATTTTTTATTTTCATGAAAAAAGTATTATTTATACATCTTGTTTTGATTATTCTAAAGCTATTATTGGGTATAAATCACCAGATATTGCAGTATATTCTGGTAGTATGAAAGTTTTACAAACTACTCTTTGGATTGGACCAAAGATACAAAATAAAATGTCACATATTGCTCCTTATTTAGATTGTACAGTTGATTATGGTTGGTTATGGTTTTTGTCAAAACCATTTTTCACAATTTTAAGTATATTGTATAACTTTGTTGGAAATTGGGGTTATTCAATTATTTTAATGACATTTTTAATTCGAATAATAATATATCCATTAACAAAATTTCAATATCTTTCAATGATTAAAATGAAAATATTAGAACCTAAAATTCAAGATTTACAAATAAAATTTAGAAATAATAAAATACAATTAAATCAAGAAATATTAAATTTATATAAAAATGAATGTGTTAATCCATTAGGAAGTTTTTTCCCTGTATTAATTCAAATGCCTTTTTTTTTAGCATTATATTATACATTAGCTAATTCAGTTGAATTAAGACACACACCTTTTATGTTTTGGATTCATGATTTATCTGGGAAAGACCCATTATATATTTTACCTGTCTTAATGGGTATTACTATGTTATTTATTCAACATACTGCACCTAATAACACTATTAATTTTACATATACAAATAAAGTCAATTTTATTCCATTAATATTTATATTATTTTTTTTATGGTTTCCTTCAGGCTTAGTTCTTTATTACACTGTAAGTAATATAGTTACTATTATACAACAAATTATTATTAATAGAAATAATATAACAAAAAATAAAAATACATAA
- the mnmE gene encoding tRNA uridine-5-carboxymethylaminomethyl(34) synthesis GTPase MnmE, whose product MIFDDTIVAQSTPYGRSSVGILKISGTKSKDVAYKILGKIPIKKYVNYLSFLDSSGAIIDKGIALWFPSPHSFTGEDVLELQGHGNPVILDLLIKTITSIDHVRLANPGEFSERAFLNGKIDLIQAESIMDLIHSNSEESIKSSLRSLQGLFSKKIHTLINNILHLRVLIETIINFPEDDITISNNKINTELDIIVNDINMMNKIAYSGNILKEGVKVVIVGEPNSGKSSIFNSLLLNDTSIVTDIEGTTRDLIHECINIGGIIFQITDTAGLRTTKNTIEILGINKTWQQINLSDHILYVIDSSHANQLKLYQVFLNLSKKFPSKTRLTILFNKSDILDKKAYLKIDKKTGKSKIFISAKTGDGIEILKDHLKQEAIGLNVNNFFESVFSARRRHVNILQLIRKKIQISQINWKKLKNFELLADDLRLVQNYFNKITGSVTSDEVLDSIFSNFCIGK is encoded by the coding sequence ATGATTTTTGATGATACTATAGTAGCACAATCTACACCTTATGGAAGATCAAGTGTTGGAATATTAAAAATATCAGGTACAAAATCAAAAGATGTTGCATATAAAATATTAGGTAAAATACCCATTAAAAAATATGTAAATTATTTATCTTTTTTAGATTCCTCTGGTGCAATAATTGATAAAGGCATTGCTTTGTGGTTTCCTTCTCCTCATTCTTTTACAGGAGAAGATGTATTAGAATTACAAGGACATGGTAATCCAGTGATTTTAGATTTATTAATTAAAACCATTACATCTATTGACCATGTTCGTTTAGCTAACCCTGGAGAATTTTCAGAACGTGCTTTTTTGAATGGTAAAATTGATTTAATTCAAGCTGAATCTATTATGGATTTAATTCATTCAAATTCTGAAGAAAGTATAAAATCTTCATTAAGATCATTACAAGGATTATTTTCAAAAAAAATTCATACATTAATAAATAATATTCTTCATTTACGAGTATTGATTGAAACAATAATTAATTTTCCTGAAGATGATATTACTATATCAAATAACAAAATTAATACAGAGTTAGATATTATTGTAAATGATATAAATATGATGAATAAAATTGCATATTCTGGAAATATTTTAAAAGAAGGTGTTAAGGTTGTTATTGTTGGAGAACCTAATTCAGGAAAATCCAGTATATTCAATTCGTTATTATTAAATGATACATCTATAGTAACTGATATTGAAGGAACTACGCGTGATTTAATACATGAATGTATTAATATTGGTGGTATTATTTTTCAAATAACAGATACTGCAGGATTAAGAACAACAAAAAATACTATAGAAATATTAGGTATTAATAAAACATGGCAACAAATAAACTTATCAGATCATATTTTATATGTTATTGATAGTTCTCATGCTAATCAATTAAAATTATATCAAGTATTTTTAAATCTATCTAAAAAATTTCCTTCTAAAACGAGATTAACAATATTATTCAATAAATCAGATATATTAGATAAAAAAGCATACCTTAAAATAGATAAAAAAACTGGAAAATCAAAAATTTTTATTTCAGCTAAAACTGGAGATGGAATTGAAATATTAAAAGATCACTTAAAGCAAGAAGCTATAGGATTAAATGTTAATAATTTTTTTGAATCAGTATTTTCAGCGCGTCGTCGTCATGTAAATATTTTACAATTAATTAGAAAAAAAATTCAAATTTCTCAAATAAATTGGAAAAAATTAAAAAATTTTGAACTATTAGCAGATGATTTAAGATTAGTTCAAAATTATTTTAATAAAATAACAGGTTCTGTAACATCAGATGAAGTTTTAGATTCTATTTTCTCAAATTTTTGTATTGGTAAATAA
- a CDS encoding co-chaperone GroES, translating to MKIRPLHDRVLIKKQEVELKSAGGIVLTGSAAGKSTRGTIIAVGNGRVLDNGKIKALDVKIGDTVIFNEGYGAKTEKINDEEVLILTESDILAIVEE from the coding sequence ATGAAAATTCGTCCATTGCATGATCGAGTTCTTATTAAGAAACAAGAAGTAGAATTAAAATCAGCTGGAGGTATTGTTTTAACGGGTTCTGCTGCAGGTAAATCTACTCGTGGAACAATTATTGCAGTAGGTAATGGTCGTGTTTTAGATAATGGTAAAATTAAAGCTTTAGATGTAAAGATTGGTGATACTGTTATTTTTAATGAAGGATATGGTGCTAAAACAGAAAAAATCAATGATGAAGAAGTGTTAATTTTAACTGAAAGTGACATTTTAGCAATTGTTGAAGAGTAA
- the groL gene encoding chaperonin GroEL (60 kDa chaperone family; promotes refolding of misfolded polypeptides especially under stressful conditions; forms two stacked rings of heptamers to form a barrel-shaped 14mer; ends can be capped by GroES; misfolded proteins enter the barrel where they are refolded when GroES binds), with product MAAKDVKFGNEARVKMLRGVNVLADAVKVTLGPKGRNVILDKSFGAPSITKDGVSVAREIELEDKFENMGAQMVKEVASKANDAAGDGTTTATLLAQAIVNEGLKAVAAGMNPMDLKRGIDKAVIHAVKELKNMSVPCSDPKAITQVGTISANADETVGSLIAEAMEKVGNDGVITVEEGTGLQDELEVVKGMQFDRGYLSPYFINKSETGIIELDNPYILMADKKISNIRELLPILEAVAKSSKPLLIIAEDLEGEALATLVVNSMRGIVKVAAVKAPGFGDRRKEMLQDISILTSGTVISEELAMELEKSTLEDLGQAKRVVITKDTTTVIGGSGNKNAIKSRINQIKQQIHESTSDYDKEKLNERLAKLSGGVAVLKVGAATEVEMKEKKARVEDALHATRAAVEEGVVAGGGVALIRVAEKISNIVGQNEDQNVGIRVALRAMEAPLRQIVSNSGEEPSVVTNNVKAGKGNYGYNAAIDEYGDMISFGILDPTKVTRSALQYAGSVAGLMITTECMVTDLPKEDKNDLSSSPAGGMGGGMGGMM from the coding sequence ATGGCAGCTAAAGATGTAAAATTCGGTAATGAAGCTAGAGTAAAAATGCTTCGTGGAGTAAATGTATTAGCAGATGCAGTAAAAGTAACTTTAGGACCTAAAGGTAGAAATGTTATTTTAGATAAATCTTTTGGTGCTCCAAGTATTACTAAAGATGGTGTTTCAGTAGCTCGAGAAATAGAATTAGAAGATAAATTTGAAAATATGGGCGCTCAAATGGTTAAAGAAGTTGCATCTAAAGCAAATGATGCGGCTGGAGATGGTACTACAACTGCTACTTTATTAGCTCAAGCAATAGTTAATGAAGGTTTAAAAGCAGTTGCTGCTGGTATGAATCCTATGGATTTAAAACGTGGTATTGATAAAGCTGTAATTCACGCTGTAAAAGAATTAAAAAATATGTCTGTTCCATGTTCTGATCCTAAAGCTATTACCCAAGTAGGTACTATTTCAGCTAATGCTGATGAAACTGTTGGTTCTTTAATTGCAGAAGCAATGGAAAAAGTAGGAAATGATGGTGTAATTACTGTAGAAGAAGGAACTGGATTGCAGGATGAATTAGAAGTTGTAAAAGGTATGCAATTCGATCGTGGATATCTTTCACCTTATTTTATTAATAAATCTGAAACTGGTATTATAGAATTAGATAATCCTTATATTTTAATGGCTGATAAAAAAATATCTAATATCCGTGAATTATTACCAATTTTAGAAGCTGTTGCAAAATCAAGTAAACCGTTATTAATTATTGCTGAAGATTTAGAAGGAGAAGCATTAGCTACGTTAGTTGTCAATTCTATGAGAGGAATAGTAAAAGTAGCTGCTGTTAAAGCTCCTGGTTTTGGAGATCGAAGAAAAGAAATGTTACAGGATATTTCAATATTAACTTCTGGAACAGTTATTTCTGAAGAATTAGCAATGGAATTAGAAAAATCTACTTTAGAAGATTTAGGTCAAGCAAAACGTGTAGTAATTACAAAAGATACAACTACTGTGATTGGTGGTTCAGGAAACAAAAATGCAATTAAATCAAGAATTAACCAAATTAAACAACAAATTCACGAATCAACTTCAGATTATGATAAAGAAAAATTAAATGAACGTTTAGCAAAATTATCTGGAGGAGTAGCAGTATTAAAAGTTGGAGCTGCTACTGAAGTAGAAATGAAAGAGAAAAAAGCTCGTGTAGAAGATGCATTACATGCAACTCGTGCAGCAGTAGAAGAAGGTGTAGTTGCTGGGGGTGGAGTAGCATTAATTAGAGTAGCTGAAAAAATCTCTAATATTGTTGGTCAAAATGAAGATCAAAATGTTGGAATTCGAGTAGCATTACGCGCAATGGAAGCACCTTTACGTCAAATAGTATCTAATTCTGGTGAAGAACCATCAGTAGTAACAAATAATGTGAAAGCTGGAAAAGGAAATTATGGATATAATGCTGCCATTGATGAATATGGAGATATGATTTCTTTTGGTATATTAGATCCTACAAAAGTTACTCGTTCAGCTTTACAATATGCAGGTTCTGTTGCTGGTTTAATGATAACTACAGAATGTATGGTAACAGATTTACCTAAAGAAGACAAAAATGATTTAAGCTCTTCTCCTGCTGGAGGTATGGGTGGTGGAATGGGTGGAATGATGTAA
- the efp gene encoding elongation factor P, with the protein MILYYSNNFKSGLKVLFEKQPCYIESVEFVKPGKGQTFSRVKLRKIINNQLVEKTFRSTDFLYSANVVDVLLTYIYHDKDFWYFMNHKNFDQLSLDKEIIKNNNQWLIEQNKYIITLWNEKPISIIMHNFVKLKVTHIISKFKSNFIMNTKHMKLCQLSTGATIKVPLFIQIGDIIKVDTRTGEYNSRVSK; encoded by the coding sequence ATGATACTATATTATAGTAATAACTTTAAATCTGGATTAAAAGTATTATTTGAAAAACAGCCATGTTATATTGAATCAGTAGAATTTGTTAAACCTGGGAAAGGACAAACATTTTCTAGAGTAAAATTACGAAAAATTATAAATAATCAATTAGTAGAAAAAACGTTTAGATCTACTGATTTTTTATATAGTGCAAATGTTGTTGATGTTTTATTAACATATATTTATCATGATAAAGATTTTTGGTATTTTATGAATCATAAAAATTTCGATCAATTATCTTTAGATAAAGAAATTATCAAAAATAATAATCAATGGTTAATAGAACAAAATAAATATATTATTACTTTATGGAATGAAAAACCTATTTCTATTATTATGCATAATTTTGTTAAATTAAAAGTTACACACATTATCTCAAAATTTAAATCAAATTTTATTATGAATACTAAACATATGAAATTATGTCAATTAAGTACTGGAGCAACCATAAAAGTTCCATTGTTTATTCAAATTGGCGATATAATTAAAGTAGATACCAGAACTGGAGAATATAATTCACGCGTTAGTAAATAA
- a CDS encoding ATP-binding protein — protein MRNINFLKKLKKIIPNNIKPKFQHDHDVLIWNKKEGQLFCQSIIKKNKEIKIQHMLKRSGIKELYINCSFDNYKIEHEGHKKVVKFSKQYAQEFDNHRDSFIFSGWPGTGKNHLASAIGNYLIRKQKSVLIITIADLMSSIKKTFNKLYLKNTEENLLNYFSTVDLLIIDEIGIQIESRYEKMIMHQIIDRRSSSKKSTGILSNLNYQDMYNLLGGRIMDRIFVEHRLWLNFKWNSYRQNNKK, from the coding sequence ATGAGAAATATTAATTTTTTAAAAAAATTAAAAAAAATCATTCCTAATAATATTAAACCAAAGTTTCAACATGATCATGATGTATTAATATGGAATAAAAAAGAAGGACAATTATTTTGTCAATCTATTATTAAAAAAAATAAAGAAATAAAAATTCAACATATGTTAAAAAGATCAGGTATTAAAGAATTATATATCAATTGTTCATTTGATAATTATAAAATAGAACATGAAGGACATAAAAAAGTAGTAAAATTTTCTAAACAGTATGCTCAAGAATTTGATAATCACAGAGATAGTTTTATATTTTCAGGATGGCCAGGAACAGGAAAAAATCATTTAGCTTCCGCTATAGGTAATTATTTAATTCGTAAACAAAAAAGTGTACTTATTATAACAATTGCAGATTTAATGTCTAGTATTAAAAAAACATTTAATAAATTATATTTGAAAAATACAGAAGAAAATTTATTAAATTACTTTAGCACTGTGGATTTATTAATTATTGATGAAATTGGTATACAAATTGAGTCGCGATATGAAAAAATGATTATGCATCAAATTATTGATAGAAGGTCCTCATCAAAAAAATCAACTGGTATATTGTCAAATCTAAATTATCAAGATATGTATAATTTATTAGGAGGACGAATTATGGATAGAATATTTGTAGAACATAGATTATGGTTAAATTTTAAATGGAATAGTTATAGACAAAATAATAAAAAATAA
- the rsmD gene encoding 16S rRNA (guanine(966)-N(2))-methyltransferase RsmD → MKNQNKKKKIRIISGYLKGQIIQTINNNNLRPTLHRIRETLFNWLILNIKDSYCLDCFSGSGALGIESISRYASYVTCLESNKNIIKNLRKNIYRLQINNINIIHTDALIWLKKNTIKYNIIFLDPPYQKYELQKIIFLLHKTNIIKYPGYVYIEQSKYKSNNIQYPKNWNLFKQKFTKKIHYKLYMVNKY, encoded by the coding sequence ATGAAGAACCAAAATAAAAAAAAGAAAATTCGTATTATTTCTGGGTATCTTAAAGGTCAAATAATACAAACAATTAATAATAATAATTTAAGACCTACACTACATAGAATACGAGAAACATTATTTAATTGGTTAATTTTAAATATTAAAGATTCATATTGTTTAGATTGTTTTTCTGGAAGTGGTGCTTTAGGGATTGAATCAATATCACGTTATGCTAGTTATGTAACTTGTTTAGAATCAAATAAAAACATTATTAAAAATTTAAGAAAAAATATTTATAGACTTCAAATTAATAATATTAATATTATACATACAGATGCATTGATATGGTTAAAAAAAAATACAATAAAATATAATATTATATTTTTAGACCCTCCATATCAGAAATATGAATTACAAAAAATTATTTTTTTATTACATAAAACAAATATTATTAAATATCCAGGATATGTGTATATAGAACAATCAAAATATAAATCAAATAATATTCAATATCCAAAAAATTGGAATTTATTTAAACAAAAATTTACGAAAAAAATTCATTATAAATTATATATGGTCAATAAATATTAA
- the rpoH gene encoding RNA polymerase sigma factor RpoH — MINKIQRLSRIPLRDLNAYIHTINTWKMLSSTEEQILSEKLYYHGDLMAAKTIILSHLRFVVHIAQNYSGYGLPQSDLIQEGNVGLMKAVRRFNPNMNVRIVSFAVHWIKSEIHEYVLKNWRIVKVATTKSQRKLFFNLRKKKNRLSWFNENEVRIVSQELRVTQQDVRDMESRMLSQDITFNPIPELKIQDLRISNLLPYLHDYKSNFSHQVSANNWNKRASYQLNHAILRLDSRSRHIIHARWLIDKKNKITLQEIANNYGISAERVRQLEKNAMKKLKGVIKN; from the coding sequence ATGATTAATAAGATACAACGTTTGTCTAGAATTCCTTTAAGAGATTTAAATGCTTATATTCATACTATTAATACGTGGAAAATGTTATCATCTACTGAAGAACAAATTTTATCAGAAAAGTTGTATTATCATGGCGATTTAATGGCAGCTAAAACGATAATTTTATCTCATCTTCGATTTGTGGTACATATTGCACAAAATTATTCAGGTTATGGTTTACCACAATCTGATCTTATTCAAGAAGGTAATGTAGGATTAATGAAAGCTGTACGTCGATTTAATCCTAATATGAATGTACGTATTGTATCATTTGCTGTACATTGGATAAAATCCGAAATACATGAATATGTATTAAAAAATTGGAGAATTGTGAAAGTTGCAACAACAAAATCACAAAGAAAATTATTTTTTAATTTAAGAAAAAAAAAAAATAGATTAAGTTGGTTTAATGAAAATGAAGTAAGGATAGTTTCTCAAGAGTTAAGAGTAACACAACAAGATGTTAGGGATATGGAATCTCGTATGTTATCTCAAGATATTACTTTTAATCCCATTCCTGAATTGAAAATTCAAGATTTAAGAATTAGTAATTTACTTCCATATTTACATGATTATAAATCTAATTTTTCACATCAAGTATCAGCAAATAATTGGAATAAACGTGCATCATATCAGTTAAATCATGCAATATTAAGATTAGATTCTCGAAGTCGTCATATTATTCATGCTAGATGGTTAATAGATAAAAAAAATAAAATTACTTTACAGGAAATAGCAAATAATTATGGTATTTCAGCAGAACGTGTACGTCAATTAGAAAAAAATGCAATGAAAAAATTAAAAGGGGTTATAAAAAATTAA
- the metR gene encoding HTH-type transcriptional regulator MetR codes for MIKIKHLKNLKILKNSGSITAAAKKLHQTQSTLSHQFNKLEKKLGFKLFIRKSYPLKFTVQGNMLLNLSNKILPKIYKTIEKCRYINHINIRIAIECHNCIQWLNVALKNFNQLWPNIKINFKSEIIFDPQIALKKEKLDIVLTSDILLNNQLIYLPLFNFEIKLVLSPNHILAKKKKIIPKNLKSEILMIYPVQYERLDIWKLFFKSSGILPIFKKVKNTLMLIQMISSNMGISALPEWVVQKFEQQGLVITKTLGHGIWKKLYAIIRKSTQYRIPIQEFIISIKLYTIHRIQFIRSIKILKIYIKQYNIININLIT; via the coding sequence ATGATTAAAATTAAACATTTAAAAAACCTAAAAATCTTAAAAAATAGCGGATCAATAACAGCAGCAGCAAAAAAATTACATCAAACACAATCAACATTATCTCATCAATTTAATAAACTAGAAAAAAAATTAGGATTTAAATTATTTATTCGAAAAAGTTATCCTTTAAAATTTACTGTACAAGGTAATATGTTATTAAATTTATCTAATAAAATACTTCCTAAAATATATAAAACAATAGAAAAATGTCGTTATATAAATCACATTAATATTCGTATTGCAATTGAATGTCATAATTGTATACAATGGTTAAATGTAGCATTAAAAAATTTTAATCAATTATGGCCTAATATTAAGATAAACTTTAAATCTGAAATAATTTTTGATCCTCAAATAGCATTAAAAAAAGAAAAATTGGACATTGTATTAACTTCCGATATTTTATTAAATAATCAATTAATTTATCTTCCTTTATTTAATTTTGAAATTAAATTAGTTTTATCACCTAACCATATTCTTGCTAAAAAAAAAAAGATTATTCCAAAAAATTTAAAATCAGAAATATTAATGATTTATCCAGTACAATATGAAAGATTAGATATATGGAAATTATTTTTTAAATCATCCGGAATTCTTCCAATATTTAAAAAAGTTAAAAATACTTTAATGTTAATTCAAATGATATCATCTAATATGGGTATTTCAGCATTACCTGAATGGGTTGTTCAAAAATTTGAACAGCAAGGATTAGTAATTACTAAAACATTAGGTCATGGAATTTGGAAAAAATTATATGCCATTATAAGAAAATCAACACAATATCGAATACCTATACAAGAATTTATTATTTCAATTAAATTATATACCATACATCGTATTCAATTTATTAGAAGTATTAAAATATTAAAAATTTATATTAAACAATATAATATAATAAATATAAATCTAATCACATAA